The Fortiea contorta PCC 7126 genome has a segment encoding these proteins:
- the queC gene encoding 7-cyano-7-deazaguanine synthase QueC has protein sequence MKAVILLSGGLDSSTILYQAKADGCECHAISFDYQQRHHRELHSALQIAQQAGVSKHQVVNFDLRQWGGSALTDDAIALPQQRSLEEMSQNIPVTYVPARNTIFLSFALAYAETIAAERVYIGVNALDYSGYPDCRPDYIQAMQEVFRLGTKQGREGQAITIVAPLIDLKKTEIIQLGNQLGVPWELTWSCYAGGDVACGVCDSCRLRLAAFAELGLKDGVAYAE, from the coding sequence ATGAAAGCTGTAATTTTGTTGTCTGGAGGCTTAGACTCTTCCACAATTCTGTATCAAGCTAAAGCTGATGGTTGTGAGTGTCATGCAATTTCCTTTGATTACCAACAGCGACATCACCGGGAGTTACACTCAGCCCTGCAGATAGCGCAACAAGCGGGAGTGAGCAAGCATCAGGTAGTGAATTTTGATTTACGTCAGTGGGGTGGTTCGGCGCTAACAGATGATGCGATCGCTCTCCCACAGCAACGTTCTCTGGAGGAAATGTCGCAAAACATTCCTGTAACCTACGTACCTGCACGGAATACAATTTTTTTAAGTTTTGCTTTGGCTTACGCGGAGACTATCGCGGCTGAACGTGTTTATATCGGTGTCAATGCTTTAGATTATTCTGGATATCCTGATTGTCGTCCCGATTATATACAGGCGATGCAGGAGGTGTTTCGTTTGGGAACTAAACAAGGGCGCGAGGGACAAGCCATCACCATTGTTGCACCCTTGATTGATTTGAAAAAAACTGAAATTATTCAACTCGGTAATCAATTGGGTGTGCCTTGGGAGTTAACTTGGTCTTGTTATGCTGGTGGTGATGTGGCTTGTGGTGTGTGCGATTCTTGTCGCTTGCGGTTAGCGGCTTTTGCGGAATTGGGGTTGAAGGATGGGGTGGCTTATGCTGAGTGA
- a CDS encoding PAS domain-containing hybrid sensor histidine kinase/response regulator produces the protein MSEFWTNLFSSGEFIPHGHCYLWQTNLVWLHILSDAVITLAYYSIPATLFYFVRKRQDLPFYWIFLLFSAFIVACGTTHLIQIWTLWHPTYWLSGSIKAITAIISLFTALELIPLVPQALALPSPAQLKQANQELHTQIAERLRIEAELRTYQNHLEDLVALRTSEISKTNQQLQQEITERQRIVEVLRQSEERYRYLTEAIPQLVWTTDAEGQCDYFNQNWCEYTGLSLEQSLGSGWLTALHPDDIDSAHEVWLNAVKIGTLYDNEFRFLRAADKSYRWQLSRGLPLKNEQGQVVKWFGTCTDIHEQKQIQQERAQLLQLEQAARAKAETANRIKDEFIAVLSHELRTPLNAILGWSRLLQDHNFDQNQTSQALATIERNARLQVQLIEDLLDISRILQGKLTLKTTNINLESIILAAIDTIHLAAESKSIEVKTVFTPNVVQVMGDSTRLQQVVWNLLSNGVKFTPRGGRVKVDLRQADGYGEIIVSDTGKGISAEFLPYVFDYFRQADSSSTRKFGGLGLGLAIARNIIEMHGGTISAESLGEGQGATFTVRLPLVSSQSRTTDQENQPTFIAVDSLPLAGIRVLVVDDEPDSLDFVAFILEQDGAEVHAVNSAYAAIQALVELKPDILVSDISMPDVDGYALIRQVRTWTAAEGGEIPAIALTAFARNSDQQEALTAGFQMHIPKPLNAEELVAAIVQLVGKNMPT, from the coding sequence GAGTTTATTCCGCATGGACACTGCTATTTATGGCAAACGAATTTAGTTTGGTTACACATCCTATCGGATGCAGTTATTACGCTGGCTTATTATTCTATTCCCGCAACGTTGTTTTACTTTGTACGCAAGCGACAAGATTTGCCTTTTTACTGGATTTTTCTGCTTTTTAGCGCCTTTATCGTTGCTTGTGGCACTACTCACCTGATCCAGATTTGGACACTTTGGCACCCGACTTATTGGTTGTCGGGGTCTATCAAAGCGATCACAGCCATCATATCTTTATTTACAGCTTTAGAACTGATACCATTAGTTCCCCAAGCTCTAGCACTCCCCAGTCCGGCTCAACTTAAACAAGCAAACCAAGAACTACACACACAAATAGCCGAGCGTTTGCGAATTGAAGCCGAACTGAGAACGTATCAGAATCATTTGGAAGATTTGGTCGCTCTGCGTACGAGTGAGATTAGTAAAACCAATCAGCAATTACAACAGGAAATCACTGAGCGCCAGCGAATTGTGGAAGTTTTACGGCAAAGTGAGGAGCGCTATCGTTATTTAACTGAGGCGATTCCGCAACTTGTGTGGACAACCGACGCTGAGGGTCAGTGTGACTATTTCAATCAAAACTGGTGTGAATATACGGGCTTATCATTAGAGCAGTCTTTGGGTTCTGGTTGGTTGACAGCTTTACACCCAGATGACATTGATAGCGCTCATGAGGTGTGGTTAAATGCTGTCAAAATTGGCACTTTGTACGACAATGAATTTCGCTTTCTCCGTGCTGCAGATAAATCTTATCGCTGGCAGCTTTCACGGGGCTTACCACTCAAAAACGAGCAAGGTCAGGTGGTCAAGTGGTTTGGTACTTGTACTGATATTCATGAACAAAAACAGATACAACAAGAACGTGCTCAGTTATTGCAATTAGAACAAGCAGCACGAGCGAAAGCGGAAACAGCCAATCGCATCAAAGATGAATTTATCGCTGTACTTTCCCACGAGTTGCGGACTCCATTAAATGCTATTCTCGGTTGGTCTCGGCTGTTGCAAGACCACAATTTTGACCAAAACCAGACGTCTCAAGCTTTGGCTACAATTGAGCGCAATGCTAGGTTACAGGTGCAATTAATTGAGGATTTGCTGGATATTTCCCGCATTTTGCAGGGTAAGCTGACGCTGAAAACTACCAATATCAATTTAGAATCGATCATTTTGGCGGCGATTGATACCATCCATTTAGCCGCAGAAAGCAAGTCTATTGAGGTGAAAACGGTCTTTACACCCAATGTCGTACAGGTTATGGGTGATTCTACTCGCTTGCAGCAAGTGGTCTGGAATCTGCTTTCTAATGGCGTTAAATTTACGCCTAGGGGGGGGAGGGTAAAAGTTGATCTGCGACAGGCTGATGGCTATGGCGAAATTATCGTTAGCGACACAGGTAAGGGGATTAGCGCTGAATTTTTGCCTTATGTGTTTGATTACTTTCGCCAAGCGGATAGTAGTTCCACAAGAAAATTTGGGGGTTTGGGCTTGGGACTAGCGATCGCACGTAATATCATCGAAATGCATGGAGGTACGATTAGTGCGGAAAGTCTTGGTGAGGGTCAAGGAGCAACATTCACCGTCAGATTGCCCCTAGTCTCAAGTCAGAGCCGAACTACAGACCAAGAAAATCAGCCTACTTTTATCGCTGTTGACTCTTTGCCTCTGGCTGGTATCAGGGTTTTAGTTGTAGATGATGAGCCTGATTCTTTGGATTTTGTGGCTTTCATTTTAGAGCAGGATGGCGCCGAGGTTCACGCCGTTAATTCTGCCTATGCTGCTATACAAGCCTTGGTGGAGTTAAAACCGGATATTTTGGTGAGTGATATTAGTATGCCTGATGTCGATGGCTATGCTCTCATCCGTCAGGTGCGGACTTGGACAGCAGCCGAAGGTGGGGAAATTCCCGCGATCGCTTTGACTGCTTTTGCTCGCAACTCTGACCAGCAAGAAGCCCTGACTGCTGGATTTCAAATGCATATACCCAAGCCCCTCAACGCTGAAGAACTAGTTGCAGCTATTGTCCAGCTTGTGGGAAAAAATATGCCTACCTAA
- a CDS encoding DedA family protein, which yields MLEWITNTINSLGYLGIALLMFLENLFPPIPSELIMPLAGFTASPYQPGGAKLNIIYVFVSGLIGSVLGGLVWYYPGKFLGEHRLKAWANKYGKWLAVSGQDIDKARRWFDRQGSKAVFIGRLVPGVRTLISVPAGITNMHLLPFLFYTTLGSAVWVGLLTYSGYLLGTQYQLVDEYLAPVSKIVLGGLVVLFAVWVFKRKQKSTRK from the coding sequence ATGCTCGAATGGATAACTAATACTATCAACTCTTTAGGTTATTTGGGAATCGCTTTGCTGATGTTCCTGGAGAACCTGTTTCCCCCAATTCCTTCAGAACTAATTATGCCGTTGGCAGGTTTTACAGCTAGTCCATATCAACCAGGCGGAGCAAAACTCAATATAATTTACGTGTTTGTTTCTGGACTTATTGGTTCCGTTCTCGGTGGGCTTGTTTGGTATTACCCAGGTAAATTTTTAGGCGAACACCGCCTCAAAGCTTGGGCTAATAAATACGGCAAGTGGCTAGCTGTATCAGGTCAAGATATCGATAAAGCCAGACGCTGGTTTGACCGACAAGGTAGTAAAGCTGTGTTTATTGGTCGCCTTGTACCGGGAGTACGAACACTGATTTCTGTTCCCGCCGGTATTACCAACATGCATTTGCTACCATTCTTATTTTACACGACTCTGGGTAGCGCTGTCTGGGTAGGTCTGCTAACATACTCAGGATACTTGTTGGGCACCCAGTATCAACTTGTGGACGAGTACCTTGCTCCTGTATCCAAAATAGTTCTTGGGGGTTTGGTGGTGTTATTTGCTGTCTGGGTGTTTAAGCGTAAGCAAAAAAGTACCAGAAAATGA
- a CDS encoding hemolysin family protein, with protein sequence MSGFSSLIWTDIGLRLLSVLLLIAINAFFVTAEFSMVTVRRSRIHQLVKAGDIPAIAVEMLQRSIDRLLSTTQLGITLSSLALGWIGENSIVVLIKAWLNSWPVPNGINNFIAHSLSIPIAFFLIAYLQIVLGELCPKSVAMLYSEELARFLGPSVKAIVRFFSPFIWILNQSNYWLLKLFGIEYTGQGWRPPVTPEELQLIISTERESTGLQLSERELLNNVFEFGDVTAHDVMIPRTSIIALPKNATFGRLLKEMASTGHSRYPVIGESLDDIRGLVYFKDLAQTMAVGKMTLETSIQPWIRPARFVPEHTPLSELLPMMQQEKPAMVMVVNEFGSIVGLVTLQDVVAEIIGDAGVLDSSEDLLIQMLGDRTFLIQAQINLEDLNEVLDINLPLAKEYQTLGGFVLYQLQKIPAKGETFSYQNLEFTVISIVGPRLHQIQLRRLEAEAQMEEEGK encoded by the coding sequence GTGAGCGGTTTTTCTAGCTTGATTTGGACAGATATAGGGTTGCGATTATTATCAGTGCTGCTACTGATTGCCATCAATGCCTTTTTTGTGACGGCAGAATTTTCTATGGTGACAGTAAGGCGATCGCGTATTCATCAGCTGGTCAAAGCTGGTGACATTCCCGCGATCGCTGTGGAAATGTTGCAACGTAGTATAGACCGACTGCTATCTACCACCCAGTTAGGTATTACCCTTTCTAGTTTGGCTTTGGGGTGGATTGGCGAAAATTCCATTGTCGTACTCATCAAAGCCTGGCTAAATTCTTGGCCTGTACCCAACGGTATCAATAACTTCATTGCTCATTCCTTGTCAATCCCCATAGCCTTCTTTTTGATCGCCTATTTGCAGATTGTTTTGGGAGAACTCTGTCCCAAATCAGTAGCAATGCTGTATTCTGAAGAGCTAGCGAGGTTTTTGGGGCCATCAGTCAAAGCGATCGTCCGTTTTTTTAGTCCCTTCATCTGGATTCTCAACCAATCTAACTATTGGCTACTCAAACTTTTTGGGATTGAATATACCGGTCAAGGTTGGCGACCACCGGTGACACCAGAAGAGTTACAGTTAATTATCTCCACAGAGCGAGAATCTACAGGTTTACAGCTCTCAGAGCGAGAATTACTCAACAATGTCTTTGAATTTGGAGACGTCACAGCACACGACGTGATGATTCCCCGTACCAGCATCATCGCTTTACCTAAAAACGCCACCTTCGGGCGATTACTCAAAGAAATGGCTTCCACTGGACACTCGCGCTATCCTGTGATTGGCGAATCCTTAGACGATATTCGCGGCTTAGTTTACTTCAAAGACTTAGCACAAACAATGGCTGTGGGGAAAATGACCTTAGAAACATCGATCCAGCCTTGGATACGTCCCGCTCGATTTGTCCCAGAACATACCCCCCTGAGTGAATTATTACCCATGATGCAGCAAGAAAAACCTGCGATGGTCATGGTGGTCAATGAATTTGGTAGTATTGTCGGGCTAGTAACCCTCCAAGACGTAGTAGCAGAAATCATCGGTGACGCAGGCGTACTCGATAGCAGCGAAGATTTACTGATTCAGATGTTAGGCGATCGCACATTTTTAATCCAAGCGCAAATCAACCTAGAAGACCTCAACGAAGTCTTAGATATCAATTTACCCCTCGCCAAGGAATACCAAACCTTGGGAGGATTTGTGCTCTACCAGTTACAAAAAATCCCCGCCAAAGGCGAAACCTTTTCTTACCAAAATTTAGAATTCACCGTCATCTCTATTGTCGGCCCAAGACTGCACCAAATCCAGCTACGACGCTTGGAAGCAGAAGCTCAGATGGAGGAGGAGGGAAAATAA
- the pyrE gene encoding orotate phosphoribosyltransferase has protein sequence MTYPTETLTDSDAWSATADLTTLRHNLLDLFCQRAYQEGDFVLSSGQSSTYYINGKHVTLHPQGALAIGRLLCPLLPTDTQAVAGLTMGADPIVTAVSVVSVYENRLIPALIIRKEAKGYGTMAYIEGPTLPENAKIVVLEDVVTTGQSALKAVNRLRDAGYVVEQVIALVDRLQGGAELYQAAGLKFAALFSITEIQARYRELGN, from the coding sequence ATGACGTATCCTACTGAAACCCTGACTGATTCAGATGCTTGGTCTGCTACTGCTGATTTAACTACTCTGCGCCACAATTTACTTGATTTATTTTGCCAACGTGCTTATCAAGAGGGTGATTTTGTCCTCTCTTCTGGACAAAGCAGTACTTACTATATCAATGGTAAACATGTAACACTCCATCCCCAAGGTGCTTTAGCTATCGGACGTTTATTGTGTCCTTTATTACCTACAGATACTCAGGCTGTAGCAGGTTTAACAATGGGGGCTGACCCTATTGTCACAGCGGTAAGTGTGGTTTCTGTGTATGAAAACCGACTGATACCAGCGCTGATTATTCGCAAAGAAGCCAAAGGGTATGGCACAATGGCTTATATTGAAGGCCCCACTTTGCCGGAAAATGCCAAGATAGTGGTTTTAGAAGATGTTGTCACCACTGGACAATCAGCACTGAAAGCAGTTAACCGACTACGAGATGCAGGTTATGTTGTGGAGCAAGTAATTGCACTGGTAGACCGTTTACAAGGGGGAGCCGAGTTATACCAAGCTGCGGGGTTGAAGTTTGCGGCGTTATTCTCGATTACGGAAATTCAGGCGCGGTATCGGGAATTAGGGAATTAG
- a CDS encoding Gfo/Idh/MocA family protein — MQNSMPVAEPSPYTQRNQPRPIRIGVIGVGNMGQHHTRVLSSMKDVELVGVSDINVERGLETASKYKVKFFEDYCDLLPHVEAVCIAVPTRLHYAVGINCLLAGIHVLIEKPIAASISEAESLVNAAAESQCILQVGHIERFNPAFRELSKVLKTEELLALEAHRMSPYSDRANDVSVVLDLMIHDIDLLLELAASPVVKLTASGTRALDSGYLDYVTATLGFANGIVATLTASKVTHRKIRQIVAHCKNSFTEADFLKNEILIHRQTNQNSLNDHRQVLYRQDGVIEKVYTTNIQPLSAELEHFVNCVHGGNQPSVGGEQALKALRLASLIEQMALEERVCHPLDWQSESRVQSLTSTV, encoded by the coding sequence GTGCAAAATAGTATGCCAGTGGCAGAACCGAGTCCATATACACAGCGCAACCAGCCACGACCGATTCGCATAGGCGTTATCGGTGTGGGTAATATGGGGCAACATCATACCCGCGTCCTCAGTTCTATGAAGGATGTCGAATTAGTCGGTGTTTCAGATATTAACGTTGAGCGGGGCTTAGAAACTGCCAGCAAATACAAGGTAAAATTTTTTGAAGATTATTGCGACTTGCTACCCCATGTGGAAGCAGTGTGCATCGCAGTTCCCACGCGTCTACATTATGCCGTGGGCATTAACTGTCTGCTAGCAGGAATTCATGTCTTGATTGAAAAACCAATCGCTGCCAGTATTTCTGAGGCGGAATCCTTAGTCAATGCTGCAGCCGAATCTCAGTGTATCCTGCAAGTAGGGCACATTGAGCGGTTCAATCCAGCATTTAGAGAACTGAGCAAAGTCCTGAAAACTGAAGAACTGCTAGCGCTAGAAGCTCACCGGATGAGTCCATATTCTGATCGGGCGAATGATGTTTCCGTAGTGCTGGACTTAATGATCCATGATATTGACCTCCTACTGGAACTCGCGGCTTCCCCAGTGGTGAAATTAACCGCCAGTGGGACTCGCGCTCTCGATTCTGGTTATCTAGATTATGTCACCGCTACCTTGGGATTTGCCAATGGCATCGTGGCTACTTTAACAGCCAGCAAGGTGACTCATCGCAAAATCCGCCAGATCGTAGCTCATTGCAAAAATTCATTTACTGAGGCGGATTTCCTCAAAAATGAAATTTTGATTCACCGACAAACAAACCAAAACTCGCTCAACGATCATCGCCAAGTGCTCTACAGACAGGATGGTGTGATTGAGAAAGTTTACACCACTAACATTCAACCCTTAAGTGCAGAGTTGGAACATTTTGTCAACTGTGTACATGGTGGTAATCAGCCTTCAGTAGGTGGAGAACAAGCTCTCAAAGCTCTGAGATTAGCAAGTCTAATTGAGCAGATGGCTTTGGAAGAAAGAGTCTGTCACCCCTTAGATTGGCAGTCGGAATCAAGAGTGCAATCATTAACCTCGACAGTTTAA
- a CDS encoding ParM/StbA family protein: MTDQPSAATPINAAAIPMNRVSASTPINAAVNKPNNLPGGAVTGGKAILSVDLGRTSTKTCVSREPGNVVFVPANVKKMSLEQVHGGVFEARATDPLMDLWLEYQGSGYAVGQLAADFGANLGVGQSKVEDALVKVLASAGYFKLKDEISVVLGLPFLSLEQFEKEKAQLISQVSGPHVFNFRGESLNLNINKVWVMPEGYGSLLWSEAQPKKGVSIPDFTKISVAIVDIGHQTIDFLMVDNFRFARGASKSEDFGMNKFYELVAAGIESADSQSLALISAVNKPKGERFYRPRGVSKPTNLDDFLPNLIEQFSREISSRVLAWLPERVTDVILTGGGGEFFWEDVQRLLKEAKINAHLAAPSRQANALGQYIYGEAQLSSSRSARA, encoded by the coding sequence ATGACAGACCAACCTTCGGCCGCTACTCCAATAAATGCCGCAGCTATCCCCATGAATAGAGTATCGGCATCTACACCCATCAATGCTGCTGTAAATAAGCCAAATAACCTTCCTGGAGGCGCAGTTACTGGGGGAAAAGCTATTCTCAGCGTTGATTTAGGCAGAACTTCCACAAAAACTTGTGTCAGCCGCGAACCGGGTAATGTGGTATTTGTCCCAGCCAACGTCAAGAAAATGTCCCTAGAGCAAGTACACGGGGGTGTTTTTGAAGCGCGGGCTACCGACCCTCTAATGGATCTGTGGCTAGAGTATCAAGGTAGTGGATATGCTGTTGGTCAACTAGCAGCAGACTTCGGGGCTAACCTAGGAGTGGGACAATCCAAGGTAGAAGATGCACTAGTAAAAGTTTTAGCAAGTGCTGGTTACTTCAAACTTAAAGACGAAATTTCCGTTGTACTCGGTTTGCCTTTTTTGTCTTTAGAACAATTTGAAAAAGAAAAAGCACAGTTAATTAGCCAAGTCAGCGGCCCCCATGTGTTTAACTTCCGAGGCGAATCTTTAAACCTGAATATCAATAAAGTTTGGGTCATGCCAGAAGGCTATGGTAGTCTACTGTGGTCTGAAGCTCAACCAAAAAAAGGCGTTAGCATCCCTGATTTTACAAAAATATCAGTGGCGATCGTCGATATTGGTCATCAAACCATTGATTTTCTCATGGTAGATAACTTCCGTTTTGCGCGAGGTGCTTCCAAGAGTGAAGATTTTGGGATGAATAAGTTTTATGAACTAGTGGCTGCGGGAATAGAAAGTGCAGACAGTCAGTCTTTAGCTTTAATTTCTGCTGTTAACAAACCCAAAGGTGAACGTTTCTACCGTCCTCGCGGTGTCAGCAAGCCCACTAATCTTGATGATTTTCTCCCCAACTTGATCGAGCAGTTTTCTCGAGAAATTTCTAGCCGAGTGCTAGCTTGGCTTCCAGAACGGGTTACAGACGTTATCCTCACTGGTGGTGGTGGTGAATTCTTCTGGGAAGATGTACAGCGTCTACTGAAAGAAGCTAAAATTAACGCTCATTTAGCGGCACCTTCTCGACAAGCTAACGCCTTGGGGCAGTATATTTATGGAGAGGCCCAGTTGTCCTCCAGTCGCTCCGCTAGGGCTTAA